GCCAGGCAGCAACAGCAATACACTGAGGGAGCACAAGAGCACAGGGGATGAAACATATTCATGGAAAGAGAAATTAAACACCAGTCGGGCTGCAGCATTAGTGCATTTATCAGACGCTGGGCTTTTAGTGTGGAAGAACAATAAGAACAGAATctgtgctgcagccacagatttAATTgcacttttctctgtttgagcACGTATGTCTGGGCTTCTCACCCCTGTAGCAGACCACGCCTACAGGTGGAGGGGAGAAGATGAGGAGACGTTTCCTAAGCAGCGCAAACTTCCACAGCACCATTATCTGCTCCCCGAAGAACTGGATGAACTGGGACATGCAGCCAGCTGGGTGGGTGATCTGCAGggaggaaaatatatatatatatatttatatatatatatataaaaacatgtgtttttattttcattttgaggtCATTTTCTGACTGAGCAAACACGTTGTTGTGCTGCTTCCAGACCTTCATTTCTGGGTGCATACAGCGGTTGATGGAGGTGACGCTCCAGGTTGGGCAAGCGGTGACCAACCCGTTTCCCATAGGGGGAAGGACAGCCTTCTTATCCTCGTAGAAGGCTTCCAGTGGAGAGTACTGGCCTGGACACTGCAGCTGGTGTCTACAAGGCAATAACAGGAGGAGGTGCCATATCACTATTACACTTTTGTAGGTTAATACTTTTATTTGAgatgtaaatacatgtaaaacatcattttctcaAACTGCTgatttctgcagctcctctattcaccctctgtccaAATGCTCTGTTatagtgcctgtctctttaaaaaggtgcaatatataaggAATTGGCCCTCTGTTAAATTCATTCACCTCCTCtatacaaaaaaagacagaaaatctcactttctacatcATGGGACCTTTAGTGATCTGTACGTCACGTTTGCAGCTCACGCAGAGTCGACCAGCAGATTTACAGAAAATTATTACAGCACGGTGGCTTGCATCTGAAACTATTCACTCAAACTGTTCAAATCTGTTACACACTGTAAGGGGAAGTCTACGTAGAGGCATTATGTATTCAGTATCAGATGCTATGTAGGTCATCCATAATGCAAGATCACATATTGTTCTCGGTTAGTAAGCGTCGCTTGTTCATAAATTGCACTGTGAGATTACTTGAGGCCACTCGCatcatatatacacacatcgctttttaaaatctggattCAGCCACATCAACTTGTGCTTTTCATGTTTCTAACACTGCCCGAGCATCTGCTCactactgtaaaaaaaaaaaaaaagaaaaaagaaaagccacagCAGCCACACATAAATTAGATCACCACTCTCCATTCAGATGAATTCAGATCCACTTGCACTTGCTGTGTAACCTGAGCCAACTGTGGCTGTGTCATATATTTATGCATAGTCAATGAGGAGATAAGCTTTTTTTTCGTGACATGACTGAAGCAGAAGAGCAGAGTTactgaagagaggagaggctgtCAAGGCTCCTTCCACTTCCTCGCTTAGACTTCATACAAAAAACTGCATGTAAATGGGCCCCAGCGACGATAGATGTAACTGGGACTCGAGGCTCATGTTTAATAGATGAGAAGAAATTTGAACAAGGAAGCGAGGACGGGAGGTGCGCACATACGAAGACAACTGCGAACATGCTcgtgtgagagagaaataaggTAAACAGAATACAGAGAGGGTGGTGCACGGGCAGCAAAATAGGATACAcaagcacactcacacacacacacacacacacacacacacaggacagtaTGTCTTGTATGTCTTACCTGACTTGATTCTCCAGGAAGTGCATGTAGCGGTAGAGCAGGGTGTAGGAGGGAGACAGAATTCCCACGGACTTCATCCTCGCCCCTCGCTCCAGCTCGCTCTCCACAGGCATGTTCGCGAAACAGGCCAGCCCAAAGTAGGAGCCTTTACGGAAATATCTAGCCAAGGGGCAAAACAAagagggggaagggggggtgaacacacagtgacagatttCTGGCAGGGATTGAAAAGACAAACGTTTCCTCCGTACATACATGAAGTCGCTGGTGATCCGGTGGGAGCCGCTGGCCATCGACTTGAACTCAACTCCGTCCAGATTGATGTCGTGGGGCAAGCACCACTCCACCATATTCCCTGCCATTCACACAGAGAACATACCATGTTACTTTCCACGCCGACCACTTTCATCCTGACTGCTTCCGCTTAATTCTGCGTACCAGTCATGCCGTCgcaggaggtcagacagagagagaaagcactGACTCAGCAACTGTAACTTTCTCTACACTGGCTCCTTCTGTATATTCAAGGGACACTGTGTAGTGTTGGAgaagaaatgtacaaatgtataAGAtcaatgaggtgataatacaaactctgcatttcttttccttccatatctgaacaaacaagctgtcctcagaggaaactaaggtcacctgaacactgtttgtttatatgtggcggaccctgccaccttcctagcttcaaagttaaacagtatgagaTCCCGTTGTCTTTAAGGTTGGTTtgttcattctgtttgtttaggcgtataataaaaacatcagtcaacGATAATtccttctcttctgattaaaatgtattccccaaaactgcataatgcacctttaagtacCAACATATTGGACTTGTTTCTCTGAACTGTTGACTTTATTTCTTGTCTATTTTTATCAACAGTGATGCAAATGATCATCACATTGTGAATTCAATCTAATaaaactgttttccttttgttccaGCTTGGGCTGCACTCACTCAGCTCCtgcacacagtgtgtttgaagGCTTGGAAATCAGACCAGGAAGTCCGTTTCTCTTGGAAGTGATGCCCCACTGGTTTGATCGTGAATCTTAATATGTTTGACAACACCACCTCTATAGTGTCTCTGCTTAAGAGCAGCATTACCCCCTTCACTCCCATGACTCAGTATAATGCACTGAAGCACATCAGACACAGAGACGCTTCAGGATAACAATCCTTCAGATTGCCTGGTCAACAACAATTTGATCCATGACCTGACAACTAATCGGATGCCTCTTCTGCAATTCGCTCGCTTACCTGATCTGGTATCGAAGGTAACCACAAACACCGCCACGATCTGGTCTTTTTCCTCCCACTGATCCCTCACCGAGAGGCCGGGGAAGGGAACATGACGATCCGTACCGAGGGCGTGCGGGCGATCCCACCCGTGCCCGCAGAGCACCGTTCGCGGGCGGCCCGGGCTTCCGTCCCCGCTGGCGATAACAGCTGTTAGACTCTTCGTCGGACTGCAGGTtatggcggtggtggtggtgccgCTGCTCCACCCAGTAACGGCCGCGGTGCCTGGCGGTGAGCGACGCCCGACTGGCTGCGAACTTTTCTCCGGCGGTGCGTCGTCCTCCCGCGGCGGTGCGGGCGGCGGAGGGGCCGCCTGGTTCGGATCGGGCGGTGGGATCTCCTCCCAGTCCAGCAGTGGGGCTCGGTCCGACTGCTTCACCATGGTGCTGCGGCTGCCTCCGGGGACTCGGGAAGAAAGACGAATATCACTAAGGTCCGCTGTCCAGTTGAATCGCGCACACTAAACACGGTGCTGGAGCCGGATCATGGtttcctgctgcctgctggGTTGTTTTCTATGTATTTGTAAGCGTGTCACATCCACCGACGggttgcttctcctcctcctgtctcactGTTTTGATGACGTCGCTGACTTCCGCCCACGTGTCTATATTACTATTTAATACAATGACCTAATTTCGGCTATGGACTTTTATTTTAGCCATgatcattcattttattataaCATTCACATAAAGATTCCGCTTTAATGTGCATGTTGTACTTTAGTTTATTACAGAttgttttaatgatattttCAGTTGTTAACTTGTCCATATTATAttaatggacacacacatttaatagtTAGATTATCATGATTTTAATGGGACCGCTGTaggaaaacaataacaaacaaaaaaaagttgttttcgTAATTAACATCAATCTCAAAGTCAGGTGCGCTGTTTACGAacctgtcagccaatcagagtgctAGATGTGTTGACCCCGAGGGCATAGTTCAtataaacaggaagtcatttaCATACAAGGCGCGAAAATCAAGCGTGGCGGTGGATGGTGGAAGGCGACTTGTTCGTGAGTATGCACCATGTATCATCATAGAGCATACATGAAGTacacactgttgtgtgtgtgtgactcataATGTGAAGCTTCTGTTGCACTTTCAAATATGTCTAAAAAATCACAGCTTGACAGATGTGCTGCTTTCCAACTGTCTTGTGAGATTTGGTGAGCAGAATGTGTTCAAAACACAAATCCAATAGtaatattgatttattgatcagaTTATGGGTGTGGAGGTCAACAGTGAGCCAACAGTGGGATATACTGGATATGTATAAAGGCCTACTGCAAGAGAGTATAGAgagtataattttttttttcttccaaagagACTTGAATATTGAAAAGTTGAAACGTATAATAATCTAAACTAtgcataatttaaaaacaaaacaaaacaaaacaaaaacagtatttttgcTCTCCAGTGGTAATCAAATACAGGATTAGGCAGATTAAACCAAACCTTTGCCAAACCTCAGGCCCCAAGCATGGCGGCATTGTATGACGGGATCAGCCAGCAGCTGGACTTCACTAGctgtggagaggaggggagcagcagcagtgacaacagTTCAGATGACTACACCTCCAGGATCGGCAGTCCCCGGATCCAGAGTCCCCGGATCCAGAGTCCCCGGATCCAGAGTCCCAGGATCCAGAGTCCCAGGATCCAGAGTCCCCGGATCCAGAGTCCCCGGATCCAGAGTCCCAGGATTCGCAGTCCCAGCTCTGTGTGCAGGACGCCCCGCGTGCAGCGCCACCGCAGCAGAAGCAACACGTTATCTTCCCCTGTAGAGTGCACCAGCCCCATACCTTACGCTTCCTGGAAGAAACTGAGGCTCTGTGACTCTCCCAGCACTCCCAAGGTGGGGAGTAATTCAGACTGATTGTACTTAAGTGGTGCCCGCCCTGTGCTCTTTGAGCGAGTGTCAGTATGTCAGAGCAATTTAACTTCATGAACTGtgtttctctccatttttttttttcccctgtagAGCTTACTGTCGAAGTCGTCCCAGCCTTGCTCCAGCACTAAGATAAGTCGCAATCAGAGGACCCTGCGTTTCAACTATGTCCAGGCACCTTGCGTCAATGTGAATCCTTTCACCCCTGACACAGTGCGCAGGAACAGCGGGCTGCAGTGGAGGAACAGTGGTaggagtgatgatgatgaagattaTGGACGCAGGTAACTATTGCTGAATGTCGTGTCAtcatctgtgtgaatgtgagctgCAGGCTGAGGGTATTAAACATGAGCCCTAGTGCATTTTCACCCTTCCTTACGCAGACTTGTTTAATGGTGATGTCTGGAAAATTGCCCAAACGTGTAATTTAGAAACCTCTCCAGTCACATCGAAATGAGTCCATTCATTGTGTGGCTGTCTCATAAGATTTTAATGTTCGTCATCACAGGGTACGGCCTTAAAATGATACTGTGATGATTTACCTCATATCCTGATATTATCCTGATATACGTTTTAACACAATGAGATCTTTGATAATCCTCAATGACATGGATGCCATGACTAAGTTGGTGAAGGTCAGTATTGCAACATGTAGAGCAATGAGGTAAGCTGAGGCCTCAAATgtcatcactttactgtaacacagcatttaaaaccaggaaaaggtAACACTTTGGCCATATCACTTTACAAAGACAtccaaaatctgtttttagtgACACTACTCCATAGGACTGACTTTAATCCCTTCGTGATGCCGTTTTGTTGTGATATTATAAAAAGGTCTAAAGGCCCTCTTTTTACCTCTCAGGTTGAAACACAGCTTAACGTCATCTGAGGAGGACGATGATGCCTTCCTCCCACCAAAGGTACAACTATTTTTATCAGCGctttctgctggatgtgtgcCTCCCTCTCAGATGCCTCTGATATGATTTCGTCATCAGGCTTTGTCATCCTCAGCTGCCTCCTcacttcttgttttgtccaaaaatTACATGCTGCCAGTCCTGCTTCCGGGATTTCTCTAAGGAATCTCCAGCTCTGTCAGACTCTTCCACCTCTTTTTGTCATGGAAGTACGTCCATATTTGGTGATGCATGAAAGAAGTTCCCCCGGTTCTTCGGGCTAATCAAACTCGAGACTAATGACGCGTGTTCCTCCTTTCTCTAGCAATGTCTTTTGGTTTAACCACAAGGGCCTCCATCTGTTTATCTGGCAGAGGCGAGCCGTCCAAGCCTTCATGCTGTCGCGCTATGAGAGCGAGTTCCTGGAGCTGGAGTGCATTGGAGTGGGCGAGTTTGGGGCAGTTTACAAGTGTGTGAAGAGGCTGGATGGTTGCTTGTACGCCATTAAGCGCTCTCGCAGACCCCTGGCAGGCTCTGCCAATGAGTGAGTCAGCATTATGTCGTGTCTGTGCCAGAATCAGATCAGTCCACTTGTTTTACTGTTCCTGAATTGATCAGATTTAtccttgactgttttttttgtttttgtttttttttttacatcctctCAGGCAGTTGGCTCTAAAGGAAGTGTATGCGCATGCTGTTCTTGGGCACCACCCACATGTTGTTCGTTATTATTCAGCATGGGCAGAAGACGATCACATGATTATTCAGAATGAATACTGTGATGGTTGGTTTCCGCTTACTGTCAAAGTTTTTAAGATAACATTTGACGAGACAGTTTTTGGTTGGCCTTGAATTATGTGGTTTTGTTaacatgtgtgtttgctgcaggtgGAAGCCTCAACGATGCCATTGTGAAGAAGGAGATGCAGGGTGAGCTATTTTCAGAGGCCGAGTTGAAAGATCTGCTCTTAGAGGTGTCGATGGGGCTGAAGTACATCCACAGCTCGGGCCTCGTACACCTGGACATCAAGCCAAGTATGCCTCATTGAGCAGTTTGCATTTCTTACATTGTCTAGTCTGGGACCTAaattctcttgtcttttttttgttttgtcatgtttcaaCTCTCTTGTAGGTAATATATTCATCTGCCAGCGTCCCGGGGCTGCAGGTGAAggggagagtgaggaggaagatgacagAGGCACTTCAGCGGGAGTCATTTACAAAATTGGTATTACTGTACATCGCATGTTTTGATATGTTTCTACCTGAAATATTTGATTGCCGTAAAATTTGATTCTTGTTTCCTACAGGGGATCTGGGTCATGTGACGTCAACAAACAGCCCTCAAGTTGAGGAAGGGGACAGCCGCTTTCTGGCCAGTGAGGTCCTGCATGaggtaaaaatgtcaaaagcaaAGTAGTCATGGCCTCTCCTTTTGGTTGGACCTCACTGTAGATTAAATATCCAAAGTGTAgaatttagtggcatctagtggtgaggttgcaggCTGAAGATCCCACATATCACCCTCCTCTATGGtggcctcaaaaaaaaaaaaagctcaagaTCCTCTGTAGACCCAGTTTCACTTGGTTTGcccattctgggctactgtagaaaaatTGTTGTGCAATCTGGGGGAGTTTGTGGAAGAGGAGCCACTCCCTATGTGGATACAAACTCATTctaaggttaaaaaaaaaaaaaaaaaaaaacaaagaaaatgtagttctgaatattaatttttaaacccctggaaaaaaaaaaaaaaattaaattcacaTGTTCAGTTGTATTTGCGTTGATTCTTGTGCTCATTTCAGCAATGTGTCTGCTCTCCAGGATTACAGCAACCTCCCCAAGGCAGACATCTTTGCTCTGGGCCTCACCGTGCTGCTGGCAGCAGGCGCTCCTCCCATGCCGCAAAATGGAGATGAGTGGCACAGCCTTAGAGAGGGGAAGCTCCCCAAACTGCCCCAGGAGCTATCGGCTCCCTTCAGGAGCCTACTTCAGGTACTCCCTTTTATTTTTGGGCTGTCACGTTTTGAACATATTTTAATCTAAAGGGATCTGATTTTCAAGATGTCGTCTCCATGGATGGCATTTTTATGTTGTAACAAAAGAATTCACTCCTGCCACTAGCATAGCTTGGTGAAAAcccctttatttgtttttgtctttgtcagtcGTTATTGGATCCAGACCTGACCAAGCGTCTATCTGCCAGGGAGGTGTGCAAGCACACTGTCTTAAGGGAGGAGAGGACTGGGAGGCTGGCTGCTCAGCTACGAAGAGAGCTCAATGTAGAGAAGTTTAGGACTGCCATGCTTGAAAAGTAAGAGGGGGAGAAATGGGTGTATAATACATTAGTCCTGCTTAAGACTTGTATGCTGATGCCAGTTAAAAGCATTaactcatttccattttctcctcagggAGCTCCAGGAGGCTCGTCAGGCTGCTTTGTCACCCAAGCAGAGCCTCCCTCCCGGACTGAAACCCCCTGCTAAGATGGGGTCTCTACCGAAATCAGGGAGGAGGCTTGTCGGTAGGAAGACTGCGCGATCCATGAGCTTTGGTTGCTCAGGATATGGAGTGTGATGGGATGCTGTGAGGCCCAAAGACTTGGCCTCAATGTGACTCCTTCTGCAGCGAGGCGGTGGCACAAATGTAGCAGGTCCTCATTGTGAAGACTCGTGACAAAATCCCCAATACAGCAAAGGTTTTTGCCTGAACTGATTGAAATAACTGGAGGGACAACCCAAGGAGCCGTCTGACTGGACACCATGACCGAGCGATTGGAGAAGCTGTGTTGGTTTTTAAATGACTAATCTGTGATTGTAACTGCTTGTTTTGGACCATTGTACTTTAACCACGGGAtgactcatgttttttttaactgtaaataaacttttaaagcattttatcagacagtttgtgtctcttttttttttattttagctgtgCAACTCCAGGGTTAATGGTTTAACCAGCAATCCAAAATAATTGTTCAAAGTCAGAGCAGGGACTTTCCAGTGGTGTGTTACTTATGTTATCTTCAACTCCAGCTAACTGTGACTTTGGACTCAGGAAGTATGAGCCAGTGTGCTGtaaatgcagtttgttttgttttgcaggtcATGTATTCCACTGTCTGAGACAATACGTTAACTCACATCATGTCGCATCTACCTAAAGTGGCTTAGTCTACGGTCACT
This sequence is a window from Acanthopagrus latus isolate v.2019 chromosome 8, fAcaLat1.1, whole genome shotgun sequence. Protein-coding genes within it:
- the dennd11 gene encoding DENN domain-containing protein 11 yields the protein MVKQSDRAPLLDWEEIPPPDPNQAAPPPPAPPREDDAPPEKSSQPVGRRSPPGTAAVTGWSSGTTTTAITCSPTKSLTAVIASGDGSPGRPRTVLCGHGWDRPHALGTDRHVPFPGLSVRDQWEEKDQIVAVFVVTFDTRSGNMVEWCLPHDINLDGVEFKSMASGSHRITSDFIYFRKGSYFGLACFANMPVESELERGARMKSVGILSPSYTLLYRYMHFLENQVRHQLQCPGQYSPLEAFYEDKKAVLPPMGNGLVTACPTWSVTSINRCMHPEMKITHPAGCMSQFIQFFGEQIMVLWKFALLRKRLLIFSPPPVGVVCYRVYCCCCLANVSLPGIGVSVPELRPFFYINVADITALETEMSYVACTTEKIFEEKKELYDVYIDNQNVKTHRSHLQPLLRLNAADKEKYRKLTEQRQMLLYNQEVDGDCTSTEEDLFILFFMELNNRIFQTLSEVAGSIDPTLTTEHVRAMGLDPQGDRSFLIDLLEVYGFDITLVIDNLCCP
- the wee2 gene encoding wee1-like protein kinase 2 isoform X2 translates to MVEGDLFAPSMAALYDGISQQLDFTSCGEEGSSSSDNSSDDYTSRIGSPRIQSPRIQSPRIQSPRIQSPRIQSPRIRSPSSVCRTPRVQRHRSRSNTLSSPVECTSPIPYASWKKLRLCDSPSTPKSLLSKSSQPCSSTKISRNQRTLRFNYVQAPCVNVNPFTPDTVRRNSGLQWRNSGRSDDDEDYGRRLKHSLTSSEEDDDAFLPPKRRAVQAFMLSRYESEFLELECIGVGEFGAVYKCVKRLDGCLYAIKRSRRPLAGSANEQLALKEVYAHAVLGHHPHVVRYYSAWAEDDHMIIQNEYCDGGSLNDAIVKKEMQGELFSEAELKDLLLEVSMGLKYIHSSGLVHLDIKPSNIFICQRPGAAGEGESEEEDDRGTSAGVIYKIGDLGHVTSTNSPQVEEGDSRFLASEVLHEDYSNLPKADIFALGLTVLLAAGAPPMPQNGDEWHSLREGKLPKLPQELSAPFRSLLQSLLDPDLTKRLSAREVCKHTVLREERTGRLAAQLRRELNVEKFRTAMLEKELQEARQAALSPKQSLPPGLKPPAKMGSLPKSGRRLVGRKTARSMSFGCSGYGV
- the wee2 gene encoding wee1-like protein kinase 2 isoform X1 — protein: MVEGDLFAPSMAALYDGISQQLDFTSCGEEGSSSSDNSSDDYTSRIGSPRIQSPRIQSPRIQSPRIQSPRIQSPRIQSPRIQSPRIRSPSSVCRTPRVQRHRSRSNTLSSPVECTSPIPYASWKKLRLCDSPSTPKSLLSKSSQPCSSTKISRNQRTLRFNYVQAPCVNVNPFTPDTVRRNSGLQWRNSGRSDDDEDYGRRLKHSLTSSEEDDDAFLPPKRRAVQAFMLSRYESEFLELECIGVGEFGAVYKCVKRLDGCLYAIKRSRRPLAGSANEQLALKEVYAHAVLGHHPHVVRYYSAWAEDDHMIIQNEYCDGGSLNDAIVKKEMQGELFSEAELKDLLLEVSMGLKYIHSSGLVHLDIKPSNIFICQRPGAAGEGESEEEDDRGTSAGVIYKIGDLGHVTSTNSPQVEEGDSRFLASEVLHEDYSNLPKADIFALGLTVLLAAGAPPMPQNGDEWHSLREGKLPKLPQELSAPFRSLLQSLLDPDLTKRLSAREVCKHTVLREERTGRLAAQLRRELNVEKFRTAMLEKELQEARQAALSPKQSLPPGLKPPAKMGSLPKSGRRLVGRKTARSMSFGCSGYGV
- the wee2 gene encoding wee1-like protein kinase 2 isoform X4; amino-acid sequence: MVEGDLFAPSMAALYDGISQQLDFTSCGEEGSSSSDNSSDDYTSRIGSPRIQSPRIQSPRIQSPRIQSPRIRSPSSVCRTPRVQRHRSRSNTLSSPVECTSPIPYASWKKLRLCDSPSTPKSLLSKSSQPCSSTKISRNQRTLRFNYVQAPCVNVNPFTPDTVRRNSGLQWRNSGRSDDDEDYGRRLKHSLTSSEEDDDAFLPPKRRAVQAFMLSRYESEFLELECIGVGEFGAVYKCVKRLDGCLYAIKRSRRPLAGSANEQLALKEVYAHAVLGHHPHVVRYYSAWAEDDHMIIQNEYCDGGSLNDAIVKKEMQGELFSEAELKDLLLEVSMGLKYIHSSGLVHLDIKPSNIFICQRPGAAGEGESEEEDDRGTSAGVIYKIGDLGHVTSTNSPQVEEGDSRFLASEVLHEDYSNLPKADIFALGLTVLLAAGAPPMPQNGDEWHSLREGKLPKLPQELSAPFRSLLQSLLDPDLTKRLSAREVCKHTVLREERTGRLAAQLRRELNVEKFRTAMLEKELQEARQAALSPKQSLPPGLKPPAKMGSLPKSGRRLVGRKTARSMSFGCSGYGV
- the wee2 gene encoding wee1-like protein kinase 2 isoform X5, coding for MVEGDLFAPSMAALYDGISQQLDFTSCGEEGSSSSDNSSDDYTSRIGSPRIQSPRIQSPRIQSPRIRSPSSVCRTPRVQRHRSRSNTLSSPVECTSPIPYASWKKLRLCDSPSTPKSLLSKSSQPCSSTKISRNQRTLRFNYVQAPCVNVNPFTPDTVRRNSGLQWRNSGRSDDDEDYGRRLKHSLTSSEEDDDAFLPPKRRAVQAFMLSRYESEFLELECIGVGEFGAVYKCVKRLDGCLYAIKRSRRPLAGSANEQLALKEVYAHAVLGHHPHVVRYYSAWAEDDHMIIQNEYCDGGSLNDAIVKKEMQGELFSEAELKDLLLEVSMGLKYIHSSGLVHLDIKPSNIFICQRPGAAGEGESEEEDDRGTSAGVIYKIGDLGHVTSTNSPQVEEGDSRFLASEVLHEDYSNLPKADIFALGLTVLLAAGAPPMPQNGDEWHSLREGKLPKLPQELSAPFRSLLQSLLDPDLTKRLSAREVCKHTVLREERTGRLAAQLRRELNVEKFRTAMLEKELQEARQAALSPKQSLPPGLKPPAKMGSLPKSGRRLVGRKTARSMSFGCSGYGV
- the wee2 gene encoding wee1-like protein kinase 2 isoform X6; its protein translation is MVEGDLFAPSMAALYDGISQQLDFTSCGEEGSSSSDNSSDDYTSRIGSPRIQSPRIQSPRIRSPSSVCRTPRVQRHRSRSNTLSSPVECTSPIPYASWKKLRLCDSPSTPKSLLSKSSQPCSSTKISRNQRTLRFNYVQAPCVNVNPFTPDTVRRNSGLQWRNSGRSDDDEDYGRRLKHSLTSSEEDDDAFLPPKRRAVQAFMLSRYESEFLELECIGVGEFGAVYKCVKRLDGCLYAIKRSRRPLAGSANEQLALKEVYAHAVLGHHPHVVRYYSAWAEDDHMIIQNEYCDGGSLNDAIVKKEMQGELFSEAELKDLLLEVSMGLKYIHSSGLVHLDIKPSNIFICQRPGAAGEGESEEEDDRGTSAGVIYKIGDLGHVTSTNSPQVEEGDSRFLASEVLHEDYSNLPKADIFALGLTVLLAAGAPPMPQNGDEWHSLREGKLPKLPQELSAPFRSLLQSLLDPDLTKRLSAREVCKHTVLREERTGRLAAQLRRELNVEKFRTAMLEKELQEARQAALSPKQSLPPGLKPPAKMGSLPKSGRRLVGRKTARSMSFGCSGYGV
- the wee2 gene encoding wee1-like protein kinase 2 isoform X7, which codes for MVEGDLFAPSMAALYDGISQQLDFTSCGEEGSSSSDNSSDDYTSRIGSPRIQSPRIRSPSSVCRTPRVQRHRSRSNTLSSPVECTSPIPYASWKKLRLCDSPSTPKSLLSKSSQPCSSTKISRNQRTLRFNYVQAPCVNVNPFTPDTVRRNSGLQWRNSGRSDDDEDYGRRLKHSLTSSEEDDDAFLPPKRRAVQAFMLSRYESEFLELECIGVGEFGAVYKCVKRLDGCLYAIKRSRRPLAGSANEQLALKEVYAHAVLGHHPHVVRYYSAWAEDDHMIIQNEYCDGGSLNDAIVKKEMQGELFSEAELKDLLLEVSMGLKYIHSSGLVHLDIKPSNIFICQRPGAAGEGESEEEDDRGTSAGVIYKIGDLGHVTSTNSPQVEEGDSRFLASEVLHEDYSNLPKADIFALGLTVLLAAGAPPMPQNGDEWHSLREGKLPKLPQELSAPFRSLLQSLLDPDLTKRLSAREVCKHTVLREERTGRLAAQLRRELNVEKFRTAMLEKELQEARQAALSPKQSLPPGLKPPAKMGSLPKSGRRLVGRKTARSMSFGCSGYGV
- the wee2 gene encoding wee1-like protein kinase 2 isoform X3 yields the protein MAALYDGISQQLDFTSCGEEGSSSSDNSSDDYTSRIGSPRIQSPRIQSPRIQSPRIQSPRIQSPRIQSPRIQSPRIRSPSSVCRTPRVQRHRSRSNTLSSPVECTSPIPYASWKKLRLCDSPSTPKSLLSKSSQPCSSTKISRNQRTLRFNYVQAPCVNVNPFTPDTVRRNSGLQWRNSGRSDDDEDYGRRLKHSLTSSEEDDDAFLPPKRRAVQAFMLSRYESEFLELECIGVGEFGAVYKCVKRLDGCLYAIKRSRRPLAGSANEQLALKEVYAHAVLGHHPHVVRYYSAWAEDDHMIIQNEYCDGGSLNDAIVKKEMQGELFSEAELKDLLLEVSMGLKYIHSSGLVHLDIKPSNIFICQRPGAAGEGESEEEDDRGTSAGVIYKIGDLGHVTSTNSPQVEEGDSRFLASEVLHEDYSNLPKADIFALGLTVLLAAGAPPMPQNGDEWHSLREGKLPKLPQELSAPFRSLLQSLLDPDLTKRLSAREVCKHTVLREERTGRLAAQLRRELNVEKFRTAMLEKELQEARQAALSPKQSLPPGLKPPAKMGSLPKSGRRLVGRKTARSMSFGCSGYGV